From the genome of Arvicola amphibius chromosome 9, mArvAmp1.2, whole genome shotgun sequence, one region includes:
- the Col6a2 gene encoding collagen alpha-2(VI) chain isoform X1, producing the protein MASVWKCQARTSGHMTAVKMLQGSFSVFLLGGLLGVLHAQQQEVISPDITTTDRNNNCPEKADCPVNVYFVLDTSESVAMQSPTDSLLYHMQQFVPQFISQLQNEFYLDQVALSWRYGGLHFSDQVEVFSPPGSDRASFTKSLQGIRSFRRGTFTDCALANMTQQIRQHGSRGVVHFAVVITDGHVTGSPCGGIKMQAERAREEGIRLFAVAPNRNLNEQGLRDIANTPHELYRNNYATMRPDSTEIDQDTINRIIKVMKHEAYGECYKVSCLEIPGPHGPKGYRGQKGAKGNMGEPGEPGQKGRQGDPGIEGPIGFPGPKGVPGFKGEKGEFGSDGRKGAPGLAGKNGTDGQKGKLGRIGPPGCKGDPGSRGPDGYPGEAGSPGEQGDQGAKGDAGRPGRRGPPGDPGDKGSKGYQGNNGAPGSPGVKGGKGAPGPRGPKGEPGRRGDPGTKGGPGSDGPKGEKGDPGPEGPRGLAGEVGSKGAKGDRGLPGPRGPQGAIGEPGNQGSRGDPGDAGPRGDSGQPGPKGDPGRPGFSYPGPRGTPGEKGEPGPPGPEGGRGDFGLKGAPGRKGEKGEPADPGPPGEPGPRGPRGIPGPEGEPGPPGDPGLTECDVMTYVRETCGCCDCEKRCGALDVVFVIDSSESIGYTNFTLEKNFVINVVNRLGAIAKDPKSETGTRVGVVQYSHEGTFEAIRLDDERVNSLSSFKEAVKNLEWIAGGTWTPSALKFAYNQLIKESRRQKTRVFAVVITDGRHDPRDDDLNLRALCDRDVTVTAIGIGDMFHETHESENLYSIACDKPQQVRNMTLFSDLVAEKFIDDMEDVLCPDPQIVCPELPCQTELYVAQCTQRPVDIVFLLDGSERLGEQNFHKARRFVEEVSRRLTLARRDDDPLNARMALLQYGSQNQQQVAFPLTYNLTTIHEALERTDYLNSFSHVGAGIVHAINNVVRGARGGARRHAELSFVFLTDGVTGNDSLEESVHSMRKQNVVPTVIAVGSDVDMDVLTKISLGDRAAIFREKDFDSLAQPSFFDRFIRWIC; encoded by the exons ATGGCCTCTGTTTGGAAGTGCCAAGCCAG GACATCAGGGCACATGACGGCTGTCAAGATGCTCCAGGGTTCTTTTTCTGTGTTCCTGCTTGGGGGGCTCTTGGGAGTCCTCCACGCTCAGCAGCAGGAAGTCATCTCTCCCGACATCACCACCACCGACAGGAACAACAACTGTCCAG AGAAGGCTGACTGCCCCGTCAACGTCTACTTCGTGTTGGATACGTCGGAGAGCGTGGCCATGCAGTCCCCCACAGACAGCCTGCTTTATCATATGCAGCAGTTCGTACCGCAGTTCATCAGCCAGCTGCAGAATGAATTCTACCTGGACCAGGTGGCCCTGAGCTGGCGTTACGGTGGCCTGCACTTCTCGGACCAGGTGGAGGTGTTCAGCCCACCGGGCAGCGACCGGGCTTCCTTCACTAAGAGCCTCCAAGGCATCCGCTCCTTCCGCAGGGGCACCTTTACTGACTGTGCCCTGGCCAACATGACACAGCAGATCCGGCAGCACGGAAGCCGAGGGGTGGTCCACTTTGCTGTGGTCATCACCGATGGCCACGTCACAGGCAGTCCGTGTGGGGGCATCAAAATGCAGGCCGAGCGGGCCCGTGAGGAGGGCATCCGGCTCTTTGCTGTGGCCCCGAACAGGAACCTGAATGAACAAGGCCTGCGGGACATCGCTAACACCCCCCATGAGCTCTACCGCAACAACTACGCCACCATGAGACCCGACTCTACTGAGATTGACCAGGACACCATCAATCGCATCATCAAGGTCATG AAACATGAAGCCTACGGAGAG TGCTACAAAGTGAGCTGCCTGGAGATTCCTGGGCCCCATGGACCCAAGGGCTACCGAGGACAGAAG GGTGCCAAGGGCAACATGGGAGAGCCAGGAGAGCCTGGACAAAAGGGGCGACAG GGAGACCCTGGCATCGAAGGCCCCATTGGATTCCCAGGACCCAAG GGTGTGCCTGGCTTCAAGGGAGAGAAG GGTGAATTCGGATCAGACGGTCGGAAG ggAGCCCCCGGCCTAGCTGGCAAGAATGGAACTGATGGACAGAAG GGCAAACTGGGCCGCATTGGACCTCCAGGTTGCAAAGGAGACCCAGGAAGTCGG GGCCCCGACGGATACCCTGGAGAAGCCGGAAGCCCCGGCGAGCAAGGAGACCAAGGTGCCAAG GGGGACGCTGGCCGCCCAGGACGTAGGGGACCACCAGGAGATCCTGGAGATAAGGGAAGCAAG GGATACCAAGGCAACAACGGAGCTCCTGGAAGTCCCGGCGTGAAAGGAGGCAAGGGAGCGCCTGGCCCCCGTGGACCAAAAGGAGAACCC GGACGCAGAGGAGATCCTGGAACCAAGGGCGGCCCAGGCAGTGACGGTCCAAAGGGGGAGAAG GGAGACCCTGGTCCTGAGGGGCCTCGAGGCCTGGCTGGAGAAGTTGGCAGCAAAGGAGCCAAG ggagacagaggttTACCTGGACCCAGAGGCCCCCAGGGTGCTATTGGGGAGCCTGGAAATCAG GGATCTCGAGGAGACCCTGGTGATGCTGGACCCCGTggagattcaggacagccaggtcccAAG GGAGATCCTGGAAGGCCTGGATTCAGCTACCCAGGACCCCGAGGAACACCC GGTGAAAAAGGAGAGCCCGGCCCACCAGGCCCTGAG GGAGGCCGAGGAGACTTTGGCCTGAAAGGAGCACccggaaggaagggagaaaaaggcgAGCCA GCTGATCCTGGTCCCCCTGGTGAACCTGGCCCTCGAGGACCAAGAGGAATCCCAGGACCTGAG GGAGAACCTGGCCCTCCTGGAGACCCTGGTCTCACG GAATGTGACGTCATGACCTATGTGAGGGAAACCTGCGGGTGCTGTG ACTGTGAGAAGCGTTGTGGTGCCCTGGATGTGGTCTTCGTCATTGACAGCTCTGAGAGTATTGGCTACACCAACTTCACCTTGGAGAAGAACTTTGTCATCAATGTGGTCAACAGGCTGGGCGCCATTGCCAAGGACCCCAAGTCTGAGACAG GCACACGCGTGGGTGTGGTGCAGTACAGCCACGAGGGCACTTTTGAGGCCATCCGGCTGGACGACGAGCGAGTCAACTCCCTGTCCAGTTTCAAGGAGGCTGTCAAAAACCTCGAGTGGATTGCCGGTGGCACCTGGACGCCCTCTGCCCTCAAGTTTGCCTACAATCAGCTCATCAAGGAGAGCCGGCGCCAGAAGACCCGGGTGTTCGCCGTGGTCATCACAGATGGGCGCCACGACCCCCGCGATGATGACCTCAATCTCCGGGCCCTGTGTGACCGAGATGTCACCGTGACAGCCATCGGCATTGGTGACATGTTCCATGAGACACACGAGAGTGAAAACCTCTACTCCATCGCCTGTGACAAGCCGCAGCAGGTGCGCAACATGACACTGttctctgacctggtggctgagaAGTTCATCGATGACATGGAAGACGTCCTTTGCCCAG ACCCCCAGATCGTGTGTCCAGAACTTCCCTGCCAAACAG AGCTCTATGTGGCCCAGTGCACACAGCGGCCTGTGGACATTGTCTTCCTGCTGGATGGCTCGGAGCGGTTGGGCGAGCAGAACTTCCACAAGGCCCGGCGCTTCGTGGAGGAGGTATCGCGGCGCCTGACTCTGGCACGGAGGGACGATGACCCGCTCAACGCCCGCATGGCCCTATTGCAGTACGGCAGCCAGAATCAGCAGCAGGTGGCCTTCCCACTGACCTACAACCTGACCACCATCCATGAGGCACTGGAGAGAACTGACTACCTCAATTCCTTTTCTCACGTGGGTGCCGGCATCGTGCACGCCATCAACAATGTGGTGCGGGGTGCACGGGGAGGGGCGCGGCGTCACGCAGAGCTCTCCTTTGTCTTCCTCACGGATGGCGTCACGGGTAATGACAGCCTGGAGGAGTCGGTGCACTCCATGCGCAAGCAGAATGTGGTGCCCACCGTGATCGCTGTGGGCAGCGACGTGGACATGGATGTGCTTACCAAGATCAGCCTGGGTGACAGGGCGGCCATCTTCCGGGAGAAAGACTTTGACAGTCTGGCCCAGCCCAGCTTCTTTGACAGGTTCATCCGCTGGATCTGTTAG
- the Col6a2 gene encoding collagen alpha-2(VI) chain isoform X2: protein MASVWKCQARTSGHMTAVKMLQGSFSVFLLGGLLGVLHAQQQEVISPDITTTDRNNNCPEKADCPVNVYFVLDTSESVAMQSPTDSLLYHMQQFVPQFISQLQNEFYLDQVALSWRYGGLHFSDQVEVFSPPGSDRASFTKSLQGIRSFRRGTFTDCALANMTQQIRQHGSRGVVHFAVVITDGHVTGSPCGGIKMQAERAREEGIRLFAVAPNRNLNEQGLRDIANTPHELYRNNYATMRPDSTEIDQDTINRIIKVMKHEAYGECYKVSCLEIPGPHGPKGYRGQKGAKGNMGEPGEPGQKGRQGDPGIEGPIGFPGPKGVPGFKGEKGEFGSDGRKGAPGLAGKNGTDGQKGKLGRIGPPGCKGDPGSRGPDGYPGEAGSPGEQGDQGAKGDAGRPGRRGPPGDPGDKGSKGYQGNNGAPGSPGVKGGKGAPGPRGPKGEPGRRGDPGTKGGPGSDGPKGEKGDPGPEGPRGLAGEVGSKGAKGDRGLPGPRGPQGAIGEPGNQGSRGDPGDAGPRGDSGQPGPKGDPGRPGFSYPGPRGTPGEKGEPGPPGPEGGRGDFGLKGAPGRKGEKGEPADPGPPGEPGPRGPRGIPGPEGEPGPPGDPGLTECDVMTYVRETCGCCDCEKRCGALDVVFVIDSSESIGYTNFTLEKNFVINVVNRLGAIAKDPKSETGTRVGVVQYSHEGTFEAIRLDDERVNSLSSFKEAVKNLEWIAGGTWTPSALKFAYNQLIKESRRQKTRVFAVVITDGRHDPRDDDLNLRALCDRDVTVTAIGIGDMFHETHESENLYSIACDKPQQVRNMTLFSDLVAEKFIDDMEDVLCPDPQIVCPELPCQTDEPWPGSKPPVTFLRTEEGPDPTFPKTIPLIQQLLNATEFTQNPSAYSQLVAVMVYTAERAKFSTGVERQDWMQLFIDTFKLVHRDITGDPESALALC from the exons ATGGCCTCTGTTTGGAAGTGCCAAGCCAG GACATCAGGGCACATGACGGCTGTCAAGATGCTCCAGGGTTCTTTTTCTGTGTTCCTGCTTGGGGGGCTCTTGGGAGTCCTCCACGCTCAGCAGCAGGAAGTCATCTCTCCCGACATCACCACCACCGACAGGAACAACAACTGTCCAG AGAAGGCTGACTGCCCCGTCAACGTCTACTTCGTGTTGGATACGTCGGAGAGCGTGGCCATGCAGTCCCCCACAGACAGCCTGCTTTATCATATGCAGCAGTTCGTACCGCAGTTCATCAGCCAGCTGCAGAATGAATTCTACCTGGACCAGGTGGCCCTGAGCTGGCGTTACGGTGGCCTGCACTTCTCGGACCAGGTGGAGGTGTTCAGCCCACCGGGCAGCGACCGGGCTTCCTTCACTAAGAGCCTCCAAGGCATCCGCTCCTTCCGCAGGGGCACCTTTACTGACTGTGCCCTGGCCAACATGACACAGCAGATCCGGCAGCACGGAAGCCGAGGGGTGGTCCACTTTGCTGTGGTCATCACCGATGGCCACGTCACAGGCAGTCCGTGTGGGGGCATCAAAATGCAGGCCGAGCGGGCCCGTGAGGAGGGCATCCGGCTCTTTGCTGTGGCCCCGAACAGGAACCTGAATGAACAAGGCCTGCGGGACATCGCTAACACCCCCCATGAGCTCTACCGCAACAACTACGCCACCATGAGACCCGACTCTACTGAGATTGACCAGGACACCATCAATCGCATCATCAAGGTCATG AAACATGAAGCCTACGGAGAG TGCTACAAAGTGAGCTGCCTGGAGATTCCTGGGCCCCATGGACCCAAGGGCTACCGAGGACAGAAG GGTGCCAAGGGCAACATGGGAGAGCCAGGAGAGCCTGGACAAAAGGGGCGACAG GGAGACCCTGGCATCGAAGGCCCCATTGGATTCCCAGGACCCAAG GGTGTGCCTGGCTTCAAGGGAGAGAAG GGTGAATTCGGATCAGACGGTCGGAAG ggAGCCCCCGGCCTAGCTGGCAAGAATGGAACTGATGGACAGAAG GGCAAACTGGGCCGCATTGGACCTCCAGGTTGCAAAGGAGACCCAGGAAGTCGG GGCCCCGACGGATACCCTGGAGAAGCCGGAAGCCCCGGCGAGCAAGGAGACCAAGGTGCCAAG GGGGACGCTGGCCGCCCAGGACGTAGGGGACCACCAGGAGATCCTGGAGATAAGGGAAGCAAG GGATACCAAGGCAACAACGGAGCTCCTGGAAGTCCCGGCGTGAAAGGAGGCAAGGGAGCGCCTGGCCCCCGTGGACCAAAAGGAGAACCC GGACGCAGAGGAGATCCTGGAACCAAGGGCGGCCCAGGCAGTGACGGTCCAAAGGGGGAGAAG GGAGACCCTGGTCCTGAGGGGCCTCGAGGCCTGGCTGGAGAAGTTGGCAGCAAAGGAGCCAAG ggagacagaggttTACCTGGACCCAGAGGCCCCCAGGGTGCTATTGGGGAGCCTGGAAATCAG GGATCTCGAGGAGACCCTGGTGATGCTGGACCCCGTggagattcaggacagccaggtcccAAG GGAGATCCTGGAAGGCCTGGATTCAGCTACCCAGGACCCCGAGGAACACCC GGTGAAAAAGGAGAGCCCGGCCCACCAGGCCCTGAG GGAGGCCGAGGAGACTTTGGCCTGAAAGGAGCACccggaaggaagggagaaaaaggcgAGCCA GCTGATCCTGGTCCCCCTGGTGAACCTGGCCCTCGAGGACCAAGAGGAATCCCAGGACCTGAG GGAGAACCTGGCCCTCCTGGAGACCCTGGTCTCACG GAATGTGACGTCATGACCTATGTGAGGGAAACCTGCGGGTGCTGTG ACTGTGAGAAGCGTTGTGGTGCCCTGGATGTGGTCTTCGTCATTGACAGCTCTGAGAGTATTGGCTACACCAACTTCACCTTGGAGAAGAACTTTGTCATCAATGTGGTCAACAGGCTGGGCGCCATTGCCAAGGACCCCAAGTCTGAGACAG GCACACGCGTGGGTGTGGTGCAGTACAGCCACGAGGGCACTTTTGAGGCCATCCGGCTGGACGACGAGCGAGTCAACTCCCTGTCCAGTTTCAAGGAGGCTGTCAAAAACCTCGAGTGGATTGCCGGTGGCACCTGGACGCCCTCTGCCCTCAAGTTTGCCTACAATCAGCTCATCAAGGAGAGCCGGCGCCAGAAGACCCGGGTGTTCGCCGTGGTCATCACAGATGGGCGCCACGACCCCCGCGATGATGACCTCAATCTCCGGGCCCTGTGTGACCGAGATGTCACCGTGACAGCCATCGGCATTGGTGACATGTTCCATGAGACACACGAGAGTGAAAACCTCTACTCCATCGCCTGTGACAAGCCGCAGCAGGTGCGCAACATGACACTGttctctgacctggtggctgagaAGTTCATCGATGACATGGAAGACGTCCTTTGCCCAG ACCCCCAGATCGTGTGTCCAGAACTTCCCTGCCAAACAG ATGAACCATGGCCTGGCAGCAAGCCCCCGGTCACCTTCCTCCGCACGGAAGAGGGTCCGGACCCTACCTTCCCCAAGACCATCCCCTTGATCCAGCAATTGCTAAACGCCACGGAGTTCACTCAGAACCCATCTGCCTACTCCCAACTGGTGGCTGTGATGGTCTACACCGCCGAGAGGGCCAAGTTCTCCACAGGGGTCGAGCGGCAGGACTGGATGCAGCTGTTTATTGACACCTTTAAGCTGGTGCACAGGGATATTACAGGGGACCCAGAGAGTGCCTTGGCACTCTGCTAA